Proteins encoded in a region of the Rhodothermales bacterium genome:
- a CDS encoding DUF4249 family protein, which yields MSPSAFVSSRVTGVMMVALVLLAGCDSTSPSDHIPEVVVESYLLVGERMPEVRVSRSTDVDEVYVFEENAIGNATVRILLLAADGSIDVVYDYSALNQEPGVYLPSSVDNVLPERTYRLEIQVQGEAQAVTAETLVPGAFELVSANADTIVYQGASQLELDVTRSVYAGRQSIYIFSTESLQPNAEFLTPFYRDVAGDDEDDVAGLRITNSPLINEANYVANPDGTLTIKLPWIAVAFYGENRLTASALDDNLYDFIRTQSVQQVGSSLSPGEIPNVIERVDGGTGVFGSYARSSFVVNIVPNQTP from the coding sequence ATGTCTCCTTCAGCATTCGTTTCTAGCCGCGTAACCGGAGTAATGATGGTGGCGCTGGTGTTGCTGGCCGGCTGCGACAGCACGTCGCCGTCCGACCACATCCCCGAAGTTGTCGTCGAGTCCTACCTCCTCGTCGGCGAGCGTATGCCGGAAGTCCGCGTGAGCCGTAGCACGGACGTGGACGAGGTGTATGTGTTTGAGGAAAACGCCATCGGAAACGCTACGGTGCGGATCCTGCTGCTGGCGGCGGATGGTTCGATAGATGTCGTGTACGATTACTCCGCCCTGAACCAGGAGCCCGGTGTGTATCTGCCCTCGTCGGTAGACAACGTACTGCCGGAACGAACCTACCGGCTCGAGATCCAGGTCCAGGGAGAGGCCCAGGCGGTGACGGCGGAGACGCTTGTGCCGGGCGCTTTCGAACTCGTGAGTGCGAATGCGGACACCATCGTGTATCAGGGCGCTAGCCAGCTCGAGCTGGATGTGACGCGCAGCGTGTATGCCGGCCGGCAGAGCATCTACATCTTCTCGACAGAGTCGCTTCAGCCCAATGCCGAGTTTTTGACGCCCTTTTATCGCGATGTCGCCGGCGACGACGAGGACGATGTCGCCGGCCTGCGCATCACCAATTCGCCCTTGATCAACGAAGCCAACTACGTCGCCAATCCGGATGGCACGTTGACCATCAAGTTGCCGTGGATCGCCGTGGCTTTTTATGGGGAGAATCGGCTGACCGCCAGTGCGTTGGACGATAATCTGTACGACTTCATCCGGACCCAGTCCGTCCAGCAGGTAGGGTCGTCGCTGTCGCCCGGGGAGATTCCGAATGTAATCGAGCGGGTTGATGGCGGCACGGGGGTGTTCGGGAGTTACGCCCGTTCCTCGTTTGTTGTCAACATCGTCCCGAACCAGACCCCATAA
- a CDS encoding CoA pyrophosphatase, which translates to MADRPFHVLVAHLRSRLTRPLPGAGAHLTMAPAYRSQPDKLSIEGKPCRSAGVLALLFPDGDHTAILLTERRHDLNRHAGQISFPGGSSEPDEPLHQTALRETHEEIGLPPHAIELLGALSPLYIQVSNFCVYPFVGVLETPPKNLVLQPSEVTLIHTLRLADLRLPATRSYEPRLVYGQTVDVPVFAVNGLSIWGATAMMLAELLAVCGDG; encoded by the coding sequence ATGGCCGATCGTCCGTTCCACGTGCTTGTCGCGCACCTCCGCTCCCGCCTCACGCGCCCACTGCCCGGCGCCGGTGCCCACCTGACGATGGCGCCAGCGTACCGTAGCCAGCCGGATAAACTCAGCATCGAAGGAAAACCCTGCCGCAGCGCCGGCGTCCTCGCGCTCCTCTTCCCCGACGGCGACCACACGGCCATCCTTCTCACCGAACGCCGGCACGACCTCAACCGCCACGCCGGCCAGATCTCGTTCCCCGGCGGCAGCAGCGAACCGGACGAACCCCTCCACCAGACGGCCCTCCGCGAAACACACGAGGAAATCGGCCTCCCACCCCACGCCATCGAACTGCTCGGCGCCCTCTCTCCGCTCTATATCCAGGTCTCGAATTTCTGCGTCTACCCCTTTGTCGGCGTTCTGGAGACGCCCCCCAAAAACCTGGTCCTCCAACCCTCCGAGGTGACGCTCATCCATACCCTCCGCCTTGCCGATCTCCGCCTCCCCGCGACCCGATCCTATGAACCCCGGCTGGTGTACGGACAGACGGTGGACGTCCCGGTATTCGCCGTCAACGGCCTCTCCATCTGGGGCGCCACGGCGATGATGCTCGCGGAGTTGCTCGCTGTCTGCGGGGATGGGTAG
- a CDS encoding Hsp20/alpha crystallin family protein, translating to MSNMTRFFPSNDLSRMQREFDRLFNDFFPATTPAEGNGKRSWIPSVDLSETKDAYKVHLDAPGIAKEDITINYHDGVLTVSGERKSEEKTEETNYVRLERSFGSFYRSFNLPTAVKADAIKANYKDGVLDIEVPKKEEVKPIRVKVG from the coding sequence ATGTCTAACATGACACGCTTTTTCCCGAGCAACGACCTGAGCCGCATGCAGCGCGAATTCGACCGGCTCTTTAACGACTTCTTCCCGGCCACCACGCCGGCCGAAGGCAACGGCAAGCGGTCCTGGATTCCCTCGGTCGATCTCTCCGAGACGAAGGATGCCTACAAGGTCCACCTGGACGCCCCGGGCATCGCGAAGGAAGACATCACGATCAACTACCACGACGGCGTCCTCACCGTGAGCGGCGAACGCAAGTCGGAGGAAAAGACGGAGGAAACGAACTACGTCCGCCTCGAACGGAGCTTCGGCAGCTTCTACCGCAGCTTCAACCTCCCCACCGCCGTCAAGGCCGACGCCATCAAGGCCAACTACAAGGACGGTGTGCTGGACATCGAAGTCCCGAAAAAGGAGGAGGTGAAGCCAATTCGGGTGAAGGTGGGCTAA
- a CDS encoding cystathionine gamma-synthase — translation MHVDTRTTLRFGTLAVHAGQEPDPVSGAIMTPIYQTSTYVQAAPGDHKGYEYARVNNPTRTALEHNLAALEQAEHGICFSSGVAGIDAILKGLRPGDHVVSTNDLYGGTFRLFRQVYEPFGLRFSFVDMRDLDAVEQAVTPQTKMLWLETPTNPLIRILDLHKLIALGKAHGIDVAVDNTFASPYLQQPIVLGADLVLHSSTKYLGGHSDLIGGVVCTSRDDWNEKLRFQVKCAGAVPGPMDCFLNLRGTKTLHIRMRQHCENAHAIAAFLAGHRKVGRVYFPGLPDDPGHEIAKKQMKDFGGMLSFTLAADSVENAYKVLSGTRVFALAESLGGVESLIGHPASMTHASIPREERIKNGLSDSLIRLSVGIEDVEDLIEDLDQALAGV, via the coding sequence ATGCACGTCGACACCCGGACTACCCTTCGCTTCGGCACACTCGCCGTCCACGCCGGCCAGGAGCCGGACCCCGTCAGCGGCGCGATCATGACGCCGATCTACCAGACGTCCACCTACGTACAGGCCGCGCCCGGCGATCATAAAGGCTACGAATACGCCCGCGTCAACAACCCCACCCGCACGGCGCTCGAACACAACCTCGCCGCCCTCGAACAGGCTGAACACGGCATCTGCTTTTCCTCGGGTGTCGCCGGCATCGACGCCATACTGAAAGGCCTCCGCCCGGGCGATCACGTGGTGTCCACGAACGACCTCTACGGGGGCACCTTCCGCCTCTTTCGCCAGGTCTACGAGCCCTTTGGCCTCCGCTTCTCGTTCGTCGACATGCGCGACCTCGACGCCGTCGAGCAGGCCGTCACGCCGCAGACGAAGATGCTCTGGCTAGAAACGCCGACGAACCCGCTCATCCGTATCCTCGATCTCCACAAACTGATCGCCCTCGGGAAAGCACACGGGATCGATGTGGCGGTGGACAACACCTTCGCCTCGCCCTACCTCCAACAGCCGATTGTGCTCGGAGCGGACCTCGTGCTGCACTCGTCCACGAAGTACCTTGGCGGTCACTCGGACCTGATCGGCGGCGTGGTCTGCACCAGCCGGGACGACTGGAACGAGAAGCTGCGCTTTCAGGTCAAGTGCGCCGGCGCGGTGCCGGGGCCCATGGACTGCTTCCTGAACCTGCGGGGCACAAAAACCCTGCACATCCGCATGCGCCAGCACTGCGAGAACGCTCATGCGATTGCCGCTTTCCTCGCGGGGCACCGCAAGGTCGGCCGTGTCTACTTTCCCGGCTTGCCGGATGACCCGGGCCACGAGATCGCCAAAAAGCAGATGAAGGACTTCGGGGGGATGTTGTCGTTCACCCTCGCGGCGGATTCTGTCGAAAACGCCTACAAGGTACTCTCGGGCACCCGCGTGTTTGCTCTGGCGGAGAGCCTCGGTGGCGTGGAGAGCCTCATCGGGCACCCGGCCTCAATGACACACGCCTCGATCCCGCGCGAGGAGCGGATCAAAAACGGCCTGAGCGACTCGCTCATCCGCCTGTCCGTTGGGATCGAGGATGTAGAGGACCTGATCGAGGACCTGGACCAGGCGCTCGCGGGCGTTTAA
- a CDS encoding SufE family protein produces MGDASRLQALTALFAGLDAAERLEVLTDYAGRLPPLDPTWAAARDAGLHLVLECQAPVFFVAFCAEGCVRIHADVPAEAPVARGFVSMLIETFDGADCQEVRDAPEDLLGVLGLAVALGMRRRQGLGAIYRRLKEAG; encoded by the coding sequence ATGGGCGATGCGAGCCGTCTCCAGGCCCTTACCGCGTTATTCGCCGGCCTCGACGCGGCCGAGCGGCTCGAGGTACTGACCGACTACGCCGGCCGGCTGCCGCCGCTGGATCCAACCTGGGCGGCGGCCCGCGACGCCGGCCTGCACCTCGTGCTCGAGTGCCAGGCGCCGGTATTTTTTGTGGCGTTCTGCGCCGAGGGGTGTGTGCGGATCCATGCTGACGTGCCGGCCGAGGCCCCGGTCGCCCGCGGTTTTGTGTCGATGTTGATCGAGACGTTTGACGGGGCCGATTGCCAGGAAGTACGCGACGCCCCCGAGGATCTGCTCGGCGTCCTGGGCCTGGCCGTGGCGTTGGGTATGCGTCGCCGGCAGGGGTTGGGGGCGATTTATAGGCGGCTGAAGGAGGCGGGTTGA
- a CDS encoding molybdopterin-dependent oxidoreductase, with the protein MIDSPGRADVSRRTFVVRLGTAALGIALTPMAGCETNSVAPFVEGTDIPFLTPLTDPNPDRAFFVQYGADGTVENWAGPRQIARDSWGLTIDGLVATPRTFSYADLLRFSGEAVRLVSTLRCIVDSTFVPGLISTTLFTGIPLRLVLEAAGVDAAARRIRIYGADGFTNNLRVLEAMGPFAAEQVEPLLVYQMGDAPLTPDHGFPVRLLVPGQYGYKSVKWVTRLEATADDSAFGSYQQALGYTDDGRVQVVNKATNPLRNAQLSAGPVAIFGYALSGMAGIERVEVSIDDAPFAAASLVDLPEVLSANPTLRSTLQVDNASRFPYPFRGVWALWQHPWTATAGAHTIRIRAIDRAGNTQPETDEVVEDGENPIFRINVTVT; encoded by the coding sequence ATGATTGATTCTCCGGGGCGCGCCGATGTATCGCGCCGCACCTTTGTCGTCCGGCTCGGAACGGCCGCGCTCGGCATCGCCCTCACGCCGATGGCCGGCTGCGAAACCAACAGCGTCGCCCCCTTCGTCGAGGGCACCGACATCCCGTTTTTGACCCCGCTCACCGACCCCAATCCGGACCGCGCGTTTTTTGTGCAGTACGGGGCGGATGGGACGGTGGAAAACTGGGCCGGCCCGCGCCAGATCGCCCGCGATTCGTGGGGTCTGACGATCGACGGCCTTGTCGCGACGCCCCGCACGTTTTCGTATGCGGATCTGCTTCGGTTTTCCGGCGAGGCAGTCCGCCTCGTCAGCACCCTCCGCTGCATCGTGGACAGCACGTTTGTCCCCGGCCTCATCAGCACCACCCTGTTCACCGGCATCCCACTACGGCTCGTGCTCGAAGCCGCCGGCGTGGACGCTGCCGCCCGCCGCATCCGCATCTATGGGGCCGACGGCTTCACGAACAACCTGCGGGTCCTCGAAGCCATGGGGCCGTTCGCCGCCGAGCAGGTAGAGCCTCTGCTCGTCTACCAGATGGGCGACGCCCCGCTGACACCGGACCACGGCTTTCCCGTTCGGCTGCTGGTGCCCGGCCAGTACGGCTACAAAAGCGTCAAGTGGGTCACGCGCCTCGAAGCCACGGCCGATGATTCCGCCTTCGGCAGCTACCAGCAAGCACTCGGGTACACGGACGACGGGCGGGTACAGGTGGTGAACAAGGCGACCAACCCGCTCCGCAACGCGCAGCTGTCCGCCGGCCCCGTCGCCATCTTCGGCTATGCGCTAAGCGGTATGGCCGGCATCGAGCGGGTTGAGGTGTCCATCGACGACGCCCCGTTCGCCGCCGCGTCGCTGGTCGATCTCCCCGAAGTACTCAGCGCCAACCCGACCCTGCGTTCGACGCTCCAGGTGGACAATGCCTCCCGCTTCCCCTACCCCTTCCGCGGCGTCTGGGCCCTGTGGCAGCACCCCTGGACGGCTACGGCCGGCGCTCACACCATCCGTATCCGGGCCATCGACCGCGCCGGCAACACCCAGCCCGAAACGGATGAGGTGGTGGAGGATGGGGAGAATCCGATCTTCCGGATCAACGTAACCGTAACATGA
- a CDS encoding tetratricopeptide repeat protein, which produces MRNLVMYCGLMVVGILSLAAGCGGDPNVEGAKLALTLDEVNYDEYYGKLDQAIAADPANAEAYEVKGKLLQRQAGEVKDPAQHTEIVKKMVEAYGKALEITPGSPSVIQQLRQAYVAEFQLGFQAFNRGRENTEAYTEAVTFFQNTSVIQPDSAAPYVNAAYAMINAGMSDQAIPTFEKAISLGESEADTYVLLSNLYLQNQQTGEAIALLEKGRDMYPDKPELQSQLLNAYISSGQMERARQVYKEAVEREPDNKLYHYNYGTLLLEAEEYDAAEAEFRAAIRLDPEYGVAYYNLGATFVNKAVSVNDEISVKDDALRQNRSTLSSSQVTQAEGELEALAEQRKSFFEQAIEPLEKARDLQVAAGEEAALTCNALFTAYVQSGMQEKAEEAAACAGIDLN; this is translated from the coding sequence ATGAGAAATCTAGTCATGTACTGCGGCCTGATGGTGGTCGGAATCCTGTCGTTGGCGGCCGGCTGCGGCGGTGATCCGAACGTGGAAGGCGCCAAGCTCGCGCTGACGCTCGACGAGGTCAACTACGACGAGTATTATGGGAAACTCGATCAGGCGATTGCGGCCGATCCCGCGAATGCGGAGGCGTACGAGGTGAAAGGCAAGCTGCTCCAGCGGCAGGCCGGCGAAGTGAAAGACCCCGCCCAGCACACCGAGATCGTCAAGAAGATGGTGGAGGCCTACGGCAAGGCGCTCGAAATCACGCCGGGCAGCCCGTCCGTGATCCAGCAGCTCCGCCAGGCCTACGTCGCCGAATTCCAACTCGGATTCCAGGCGTTTAACCGGGGCCGCGAGAACACGGAGGCCTACACGGAGGCCGTGACGTTCTTCCAGAATACGTCCGTCATCCAGCCGGATTCCGCCGCCCCCTACGTCAACGCCGCCTACGCGATGATCAATGCGGGCATGTCGGATCAGGCGATCCCGACGTTTGAGAAGGCGATCTCGCTCGGCGAGTCCGAAGCGGATACGTACGTGCTCCTCTCGAACCTGTATCTGCAGAATCAGCAGACCGGGGAAGCGATTGCGTTGCTGGAGAAAGGGCGCGACATGTATCCAGACAAGCCGGAGCTTCAGAGCCAGCTGCTCAACGCCTACATCTCCTCCGGACAGATGGAACGCGCGCGCCAGGTGTACAAGGAAGCCGTCGAACGCGAGCCGGACAACAAGCTGTACCACTACAACTACGGCACGCTCCTTCTGGAAGCCGAGGAGTACGACGCCGCGGAAGCTGAATTCCGCGCCGCCATCCGCCTCGATCCGGAATACGGCGTGGCCTATTACAACCTCGGCGCCACGTTCGTCAACAAAGCGGTCTCTGTCAATGACGAGATCTCCGTCAAGGACGACGCACTCCGCCAGAATCGCAGTACACTCTCCTCGAGCCAGGTGACGCAGGCGGAAGGCGAACTGGAGGCCCTCGCCGAACAGCGCAAGTCGTTCTTCGAACAGGCCATCGAGCCGCTCGAAAAAGCGCGCGACCTCCAGGTAGCCGCCGGCGAAGAGGCCGCGCTGACCTGCAATGCGCTCTTCACGGCCTACGTGCAGTCTGGCATGCAGGAAAAAGCCGAAGAAGCGGCCGCCTGCGCGGGGATCGATCTAAACTGA
- a CDS encoding HAMP domain-containing sensor histidine kinase, which yields MIHEEHDIEPAPWFSLSRSAFWKVAGILVGVQVATGLLAVALSAYFAYDRSLNLVEKTIRVRLDDLAGEVERRAFPPGSSPEKVRSLQDPLPEALLLDLASRFPDPISLLDEDGQVLHTIQPNPAVFKGRLEAGPLIVTAPDHIRQRLERSRVHVRLDQMSLSGETTWAMAPIYDASDRLVGGLLVQPLTNSIRRELADTNSAYVSAFLIIITLSVFTALIFGAVFTWLIVKPLRDVMQQVERFGAGDYSARIALRKEDEFGRLASVINQMANQVEDSVEALRATDMLRRQMIANFGHDLRTPLAALLGYLEETRRYMEEANKDAATGALDVAERQGKYLQQLVGDLFELSLLDSANAPLRKEPIPLGELLSDAANSHRRALQKAEIEFLLDVSPSLPMIEGDGVRLLRVLDNLLSNAMHHTEPGGKMELGARVDHGHALIEVRDTGCGMTPEVLEHIFDRYYTGTGARTRRLGTGLGLPISSAIARAHGGTLTVRSTPGEGSVFTLALPLDGSAGGNGAV from the coding sequence ATGATCCACGAAGAGCACGACATCGAACCCGCACCGTGGTTCAGTCTGTCGCGTTCTGCTTTCTGGAAGGTTGCGGGCATCCTGGTGGGTGTTCAGGTGGCTACCGGCCTGCTGGCCGTGGCCCTGAGCGCCTACTTTGCGTATGACCGCAGCCTGAACCTGGTCGAAAAGACGATCCGTGTGCGTCTGGACGACCTGGCCGGCGAGGTAGAACGACGCGCCTTTCCGCCGGGCTCTTCGCCGGAAAAGGTGCGCTCGTTGCAGGACCCCCTGCCCGAAGCGCTGCTCCTCGACCTCGCTTCCCGCTTCCCCGATCCCATCTCGCTGCTGGACGAAGACGGCCAGGTGCTCCACACGATCCAGCCGAACCCGGCCGTGTTCAAGGGACGCCTCGAGGCCGGCCCGCTGATCGTCACCGCGCCGGACCACATCCGGCAGCGCCTCGAACGGAGCCGCGTGCACGTCCGCCTGGACCAGATGAGCCTGTCGGGGGAGACCACCTGGGCCATGGCGCCCATTTACGACGCCAGCGACCGCCTCGTCGGCGGCCTGCTCGTCCAACCGCTCACCAACTCCATCCGCCGCGAACTGGCCGACACGAATTCGGCCTACGTCTCCGCCTTCCTCATCATCATCACCCTGTCGGTGTTTACGGCGCTCATCTTCGGGGCCGTGTTCACCTGGCTGATTGTGAAGCCACTGCGGGACGTGATGCAACAAGTCGAGCGCTTCGGCGCCGGCGACTACAGCGCGCGTATCGCGCTGCGTAAGGAGGACGAGTTTGGACGCCTGGCGTCGGTCATCAACCAGATGGCCAACCAGGTGGAGGACAGTGTCGAGGCCCTGCGGGCGACCGACATGTTGCGCCGGCAGATGATCGCCAACTTCGGGCACGATCTCCGGACGCCGCTCGCCGCGCTGCTCGGCTACCTCGAGGAGACGCGTCGCTACATGGAAGAGGCGAACAAAGACGCCGCGACTGGCGCGCTCGATGTCGCCGAGCGGCAGGGCAAGTACCTCCAGCAGCTGGTGGGAGATCTGTTTGAACTCAGCCTGCTCGACAGTGCCAACGCCCCGCTGCGCAAAGAGCCGATTCCCCTGGGCGAGTTGCTATCCGACGCCGCGAACTCGCACCGCCGTGCGCTGCAAAAGGCCGAGATCGAGTTTTTGCTCGATGTCTCTCCGTCCCTCCCGATGATCGAGGGCGACGGCGTGCGGTTGCTGCGGGTGCTGGACAACCTGCTCTCCAACGCCATGCACCACACCGAGCCGGGTGGGAAGATGGAATTGGGCGCGCGGGTGGATCACGGCCACGCGTTGATCGAAGTGCGGGATACCGGCTGCGGGATGACGCCGGAGGTGCTCGAGCACATCTTCGACCGGTATTACACCGGAACGGGAGCGCGGACCCGCCGGCTCGGAACCGGTCTCGGTCTGCCCATCAGCTCTGCCATCGCCCGGGCGCACGGCGGAACCCTGACGGTCCGCAGCACGCCCGGAGAGGGCAGCGTGTTCACGCTCGCGTTGCCGCTGGACGGCTCCGCCGGCGGGAATGGAGCCGTTTAG
- a CDS encoding response regulator transcription factor, whose protein sequence is MQEPRILVVEDDAELRSLVEGRLRESGYNVRTAATGVEALARVEEQAPDLVLLDVMLPEMDGLEVCRRLRSSHPLLYIIMLTARADELDRVVGLEVGADDYVTKPFSLQELVARVRAALRRLRLTAEQKPAGDGEDEESILVFDDLHIDPIRREVRLHGELIRLTVREFDLLLFLCRNADRPFTRTQLLGKVWEIQYEGYDRTVDSHVQRLRAKIEDDPGNPRFIRTVWGVGYKFQAEIEA, encoded by the coding sequence ATGCAAGAACCCCGAATCTTAGTGGTTGAGGATGACGCCGAGTTGCGTTCGTTGGTGGAAGGTAGGCTCCGTGAATCCGGTTACAACGTGCGGACGGCCGCCACGGGCGTGGAAGCCTTGGCCCGTGTCGAAGAGCAAGCGCCGGACCTGGTGCTGCTCGATGTGATGCTCCCCGAAATGGATGGCCTGGAGGTCTGTCGCCGGCTCCGTTCCAGCCATCCGCTCCTGTACATCATCATGCTCACGGCGCGGGCCGATGAATTGGACCGTGTGGTGGGCCTCGAGGTGGGGGCGGACGACTACGTGACGAAGCCGTTCAGCCTCCAGGAGCTGGTGGCGCGCGTGCGCGCGGCGCTGCGTCGGCTCCGGCTGACGGCCGAGCAGAAACCGGCCGGCGACGGGGAGGACGAAGAGTCGATCCTCGTGTTCGACGATCTGCACATCGACCCGATCCGCCGCGAGGTCCGCCTCCACGGCGAACTGATCCGGCTGACGGTGCGCGAGTTCGACCTCCTGCTGTTCCTCTGCCGCAATGCCGATCGCCCCTTCACCCGGACGCAGCTCCTGGGGAAGGTGTGGGAGATCCAATATGAAGGGTACGACCGAACGGTCGATTCCCACGTCCAGCGCCTCCGAGCTAAAATCGAAGACGACCCAGGCAACCCGCGGTTCATCCGAACCGTCTGGGGTGTCGGGTACAAATTCCAGGCTGAAATCGAGGCATGA